From a region of the Gordonia sp. PP30 genome:
- a CDS encoding DUF2746 domain-containing protein — translation MITTGPAHISNWWEAVVWTLIGFALAVGAGSGMVGAYHARRNGAATDAVREQVENTHDSNLRDDLDRHERKLDSVDTKVDELAGCVKALSRQMESAMRELRAQMARQDAIAAKHHPEDM, via the coding sequence GTGATCACTACGGGGCCGGCGCACATCAGCAACTGGTGGGAGGCGGTCGTCTGGACGTTGATCGGTTTCGCGTTGGCGGTCGGCGCCGGATCCGGGATGGTTGGCGCCTACCACGCTCGCCGGAACGGTGCGGCGACGGACGCGGTGCGGGAGCAGGTGGAGAACACTCATGACTCGAATTTGCGCGATGACTTGGATCGGCATGAACGGAAGCTCGATTCGGTCGACACGAAGGTGGACGAGCTGGCGGGATGCGTGAAAGCGCTGTCACGGCAGATGGAGTCGGCGATGCGCGAGTTGCGTGCGCAGATGGCGCGGCAGGACGCGATCGCCGCCAAGCACCACCCAGAGGACATGTAG
- a CDS encoding holin codes for MWTRRFWQDLADRAVRTFAQALLGVFVAGQTVMTISWPAVLATAGTAAAVSVLTSIALPGPVGGRDAEPSYVGEHRRDDSE; via the coding sequence ATGTGGACGAGACGCTTCTGGCAGGACCTCGCGGACCGCGCGGTCCGAACGTTCGCGCAAGCCCTTCTCGGTGTTTTCGTCGCCGGGCAGACCGTCATGACGATCTCGTGGCCGGCGGTGCTCGCTACGGCGGGGACCGCGGCGGCGGTGTCGGTGCTGACGTCGATCGCGCTGCCCGGCCCGGTCGGCGGCCGAGATGCGGAGCCGTCGTACGTCGGCGAGCACCGGCGGGACGATTCCGAGTGA